A window of the Drosophila simulans strain w501 chromosome 2L, Prin_Dsim_3.1, whole genome shotgun sequence genome harbors these coding sequences:
- the LOC6730941 gene encoding odorant receptor 24a → MLPRFLTASYPMEQHYFMVPKFALSLIGFYPEQKRTVLVKLWSFFNFFILSYGCYAEAYYGIHYISINIATALDALCPVASSILSLVKMVAIWWYQDELRSLIERVRFLTEQQQRSKRKLGHKKRFYTLATRLTFLLLCCGFCTSTSYSVRHLMDNILRRAHGKDWIYETPFKMIFPDPLLRLPLYPITYILVHWHGYITVVCFVGADGFFLGFCLYFTVLLLCLQDDVGDLLEVENIEKSPSAAEEARIVREMEKLVDRHNEVAELTERLSGVMVEITLAHFVTSSLIIGTSVVDILLFSGLGIIVYVVYTCAVGVEIFLYCLGGSHIMEACSNLARSTFSSHWYGHSVRVQKMTLLMVARAQRVLTIKIPFFSPSLETLTSILRFTGSLIALAKSVI, encoded by the exons ATGTTACCTCGATTCCTGACCGCCTCCTATCCAATGGAGCAGCATTATTTCATGGTGCCAAAGTTTGCATTATCGCTGATTGGATTTTATCCCGAACAGAAGCGAACTGTTTTGGTGAAACTATGGAGTTTCTTCAACTTTTTCATCCTCAGCTACGGCTGTTATGCAGAGGCTTACTATGGTATACACTATATATCTATTAACATAGCCACTGCATTGGATGCCCTTTGTCCTGTGGCCTCCAGCATTTTGTCGCTGGTGAAAATGGTCGCCATTTGGTGGTACCAAGATGAATTAAGGAGTTTAATAGAGCGGGTGAGATTTTTAACTGAGCAACAACAGAGGTCCAAGAGGAAGCTGGGCCATAAGAAGAGGTTCTATACGCTGGCAACGCGACTGACATTCCTGCTGCTATGCTGTGGATTTTGCACCAGTACTTCCTATTCCGTCAGACATCTGATGGACAATATCCTAAGACGCGCCCATGGCAAGGACTGGATCTACGAGACTCCCTTCAAGATGAT ATTCCCCGATCCTCTCCTGCGTCTGCCACTCTATCCCATCACCTACATCCTCGTGCATTGGCATGGCTACATTACTGTGGTTTGTTTTGTCGGCGCGGATGGTTTCTTCCTGGGATTCTGTTTGTACTTCACTGTTTTGCTGCTCTGTCTGCAGGACGATGTTGGTGATTTACTAGAGGTTGAAAACATCGAGAAGAGTCCCTCCGCAGCGGAGGAGGCTCGCATAGttcgggaaatggaaaaactggTGGACCGGCACAACGAGGTGGCCGAGCTGACAGAAAGATTGTCGGGTGTTATGGTGGAAATAACACTGGCCCACTTTGTTACCTCGAGTTTGATAATCGGCACCAGCGTGGTGGATATTTTATTA TTTTCCGGCCTGGGAATCATTGTGTATGTGGTCTACACTTGTGCCGTAGGTGTGGAAATATTTCTATACTGTCTAGGAGGATCTCATATTATGGAAGCG TGTTCCAATCTAGCGCGCTCCACATTTTCCAGCCACTGGTATGGCCACAGTGTTCGGGTCCAAAAGATGACCCTTTTGATGGTGGCTCGTGCTCAACGAGTTCTCACAATTAAAATTCCTTTCTTTTCCCCATCATTAGAGACTCTAACTTCG ATTTTGCGCTTTACTGGATCTCTGATTGCCCTGGCAAAGTCGGTTATATAA